From Kogia breviceps isolate mKogBre1 chromosome 2, mKogBre1 haplotype 1, whole genome shotgun sequence, one genomic window encodes:
- the HNRNPF gene encoding heterogeneous nuclear ribonucleoprotein F encodes MMLGPEGGEGFVVKLRGLPWSCSVEDVQNFLSDCTIHDGVAGVHFIYTREGRQSGEAFVELESEDDVKMALKKDRESMGHRYIEVFKSHRTEMDWVLKHSGPNSADTANDGFVRLRGLPFGCTKEEIIQFFSGLEIVPNGITLPVDPEGKITGEAFVQFASQELAEKALGKHKERIGHRYIEVFKSSQEEVRSYSDPPLKFMSVQRPGPYDRPGTARRYIGIVKQAGLERMRSGAYSAGYGGYEEYSGLSDGYGFTTDLFGRDLSYCLSGMYDQRYGDGEFTVQSTTGHCVHMRGLPYKATENDIYNFFSPLNPVRVHIEIGPDGRVTGEADVEFATHEEAVAAMSKDRANMQHRYIELFLNSTTGSSNGAYSSQMMQGIGVSTQSTYSGLESQSVSGCYGAAGYAGQNSMGGYD; translated from the coding sequence ATGATGTTGGGCCCCGAGGGAGGTGAAGGCTTTGTAGTCAagctccgtggcctgccctggtCCTGCTCTGTTGAGGATGTGCAGAATTTCCTCTCCGACTGCACAATTCATGATGGGGTCGCAGGCGTTCATTTTATCTACACTAGAGAAGGCAGGCAGAGTGGTGAGGCTTTTGTTGAACTTGAATCAGAAGATGATGTAAAAATGGCCCTTAAAAAAGACAGGGAAAGCATGGGACATCGGTACATTGAGGTGTTCAAGTCCCACAGAACCGAGATGGATTGGGTGTTGAAGCACAGTGGTCCAAACAGTGCTGACACCGCCAATGATGGTTTCGTGCGACTTCGAGGACTCCCCTTTGGATGCACCAAGGAAGAAATCATTCAATTCTTCTCAGGGTTGGAAATCGTGCCAAACGGGATCACATTGCCTGTGGACCCCGAGGGCAAGATTACAGGGGAAGCCTTTGTGCAGTTTGCCTCACAGGAGTTAGCTGAGAAGGCTCTAGGGAAGCACAAGGAGAGAATAGGGCACAGGTATATTGAGGTGTTCAAGAGCAGTCAGGAAGAAGTTAGGTCATACTCGGATCCCCCTCTGAAGTTCATGTCAGTGCAGCGGCCGGGGCCCTATGACCGGCCTGGCACAGCCAGGAGGTATATTGGCATTGTCAAGCAAGCAGGCCTGGAGAGGATGAGGTCTGGTGCCTACAGTGCAGGCTATGGGGGCTATGAAGAGTACAGTGGCCTCAGCGATGGCTACGGCTTCACCACCGACCTGTTTGGAAGAGACCTCAGTTACTGTCTCTCTGGGATGTATGACCAAAGGTATGGAGATGGCGAGTTCACTGTCCAGAGCACCACTGGACACTGCGTCCACATGAGGGGGCTGCCCTACAAAGCCACGGAGAACGACATTTACAACTTCTTCTCTCCACTCAACCCAGTGAGAGTCCATATTGAGATCGGCCCTGATGGAAGAGTGACCGGCGAAGCTGATGTCGAATTTGCCACTCACGAAGAAGCTGTGGCGGCCATGTCCAAAGATAGGGCCAACATGCAGCACAGATACATAGAACTTTTCTTGAATTCCACGACAGGGTCCAGCAACGGGGCATATAGCAGCCAGATGATGCAAGGCATAGGGGTGTCAACCCAGTCCACTTACAGTGGCCTTGAGAGCCAGTCCGTGAGTGGCTGTTATGGGGCGGCTGGCTATGCTGGCCAGAACAGCATGGGTGGATATGACTAG